Proteins from one Palaemon carinicauda isolate YSFRI2023 chromosome 26, ASM3689809v2, whole genome shotgun sequence genomic window:
- the LOC137620286 gene encoding cuticle protein AM/CP1114-like, with protein sequence MKFIILASLAAMALAAPQYGYDAPRGGSFRGGDSSEEIPILRDDRDRDDDGRYSVNVETANGIKLVDSGAPGAKGAIAASGSFSYTAPDGTPVSLQYVADENGFQPQSNLLPVAPAFPHPIPQFVLDQIAFAAEQDKRGSSSRSSSGSYGPPPPRYN encoded by the exons ATGAAGTTT ATCATTCTTGCTTCTTTGGCCGCTATGGCCTTGGCTGCTCCTCAGTACGGCTACGATGCCCCCAGAGGAGGGTCCTTCAGAGGTGGGGACTCAAGCGAGGAGATTCCCATCCTCCGGGATGATCGCGACAGGGACGACGATGGAAGGTACAGCGTCAACGTCGAGACTGCCAACGGAATCAAGCTGGTCGACAGTGGCGCTCCTGGGGCCAAGGGAGCCATCGCCGCTTCCGGCTCTTTCTC ATACACCGCCCCCGACGGTACTCCCGTCAGCCTGCAATACGTTGCTGACGAGAACGGCTTCCAGCCCCAGTCCAACCTCCTGCCCGTGGCCCCTGCTTTCCCCCACCCCATCccccagttcgtcctcgaccagatcgccTTCGCTGCTGAACAAGACAAACGTGGAAGCTCTTCAAGATCTTCCTCAGGATCCTATGGTCCTCCCCCACCTCGCTACAACTAA